One window from the genome of Nomascus leucogenys isolate Asia chromosome 12, Asia_NLE_v1, whole genome shotgun sequence encodes:
- the LOC100589568 gene encoding cytochrome b-c1 complex subunit 6, mitochondrial isoform X2 — MGDRILPFLAAVWLCQLAFCTDPLTTVREQCEQLEKCVKARERLELCDERVSSRSQTEEDCTEELFDFLHARDHCVAHKLFNNLK, encoded by the exons ATGGGAGACCGCATTCTGCCATTTCTGGCGGCAGTGTGGCTCTGCCAGCTGGCCTTCTGCACG GATCCCCTGACAACAGTGAGAGAGCAATGCGAGCAGTTGGAGAAATGTGTAAAGGCCCGGGAGCGGCTAGAGCTCTGTGATGAGCGTGTATCCTCTCGATCACAAACAGAAGAGGATTGCACGGAGGAGCTCTTTGACTTCTTGCATGCAAGGGACCATTGC GTGGCCCACAAACTCTTTAACAACTTGAAATGA